From a single Rhodococcus qingshengii JCM 15477 genomic region:
- the mycP gene encoding type VII secretion-associated serine protease mycosin, with protein MVIRRATNICASLVIVAFSVLAGAGGASSAVPSPIDPAMLPEDGPPAPPQPTEQRTLCVPAVAGGDGADIPRSQRDLGFDSVWPITRGAGQRIAVIDTGVSRHPRLPSLDGGGDYVGTSDGTDDCDAHGTVVAGLIAAQQVEGSGFSGAAPDAQIISIRQSSAAFSVAGQREDPAVAENSSGYGNVDTMASAVRHAADMGASVINISEVACKPAGDGISDQRLGAAIEYATIAKNVVVVAAAGNVGSGGCKNQNPPPDPLNPLADPWKSVVTIASPAWYDDYVLTVGSVDPNGAASSFSLGGPWVDVAAPGTGITSLHPTAPGLTNGVYGSDGAVQSFNGTSFAAPFVAATAALVRSVHPELTALQVMQRIEATAHAPAQGWNPYVGHGVIDPLAAVTGELAPGERVKVNHQSVSIDPLPTPPTPDNRSRDTALVGAGTVGTLALLTLLASMPLRRVIRRHLPERQKIDP; from the coding sequence ATGGTGATTCGACGTGCAACAAACATCTGCGCCAGTCTCGTGATCGTTGCCTTCAGCGTTCTCGCCGGGGCAGGTGGCGCATCGAGCGCGGTTCCCTCCCCCATCGATCCTGCAATGCTGCCCGAGGACGGTCCGCCTGCACCTCCACAACCCACCGAACAACGAACCCTGTGCGTCCCAGCCGTGGCAGGTGGTGACGGTGCGGACATTCCACGTTCTCAACGAGATCTGGGATTCGATTCTGTGTGGCCGATCACCAGAGGGGCAGGACAGCGAATTGCTGTCATCGACACCGGTGTCAGCAGACATCCCCGGCTGCCGTCGCTCGACGGCGGCGGTGATTACGTCGGTACCTCCGACGGCACCGACGATTGTGACGCACACGGAACTGTCGTGGCCGGTCTCATCGCCGCCCAGCAAGTCGAGGGTTCCGGATTCTCCGGAGCTGCGCCGGACGCACAGATAATTTCGATCAGGCAGTCCAGTGCCGCCTTCTCGGTGGCCGGCCAACGCGAAGACCCTGCTGTAGCCGAGAACTCATCCGGGTACGGAAACGTCGACACCATGGCATCGGCCGTCCGTCACGCTGCGGACATGGGTGCAAGCGTCATCAACATCTCCGAAGTCGCCTGTAAGCCTGCCGGGGACGGGATCAGCGACCAACGACTCGGCGCTGCAATCGAATACGCCACGATCGCGAAGAACGTCGTAGTCGTCGCAGCTGCAGGGAACGTCGGATCCGGAGGTTGCAAGAACCAGAATCCGCCGCCGGATCCCCTCAATCCCCTGGCCGATCCATGGAAGTCGGTTGTGACGATTGCCAGTCCGGCTTGGTACGACGACTATGTCCTCACAGTGGGGTCGGTAGACCCCAATGGCGCCGCCAGTTCCTTCAGCCTCGGCGGTCCATGGGTCGACGTGGCGGCGCCCGGCACCGGAATCACCTCACTTCACCCAACGGCGCCCGGTCTGACCAACGGGGTCTACGGTTCCGACGGCGCCGTGCAGTCGTTCAACGGGACCAGTTTCGCTGCGCCCTTTGTCGCGGCAACCGCCGCACTGGTCCGGTCGGTTCACCCGGAACTGACTGCGCTTCAGGTCATGCAACGTATCGAAGCCACCGCCCACGCTCCGGCGCAGGGTTGGAATCCCTACGTCGGTCACGGCGTCATCGATCCACTTGCGGCAGTGACGGGCGAATTGGCCCCAGGAGAACGCGTCAAGGTCAACCATCAGTCGGTGTCGATCGATCCCCTACCCACGCCGCCGACCCCCGACAACCGATCTCGCGACACGGCACTCGTCGGAGCCGGAACGGTCGGCACCCTCGCTCTACTGACGCTGTTGGCATCGATGCCTCTTCGTCGAGTAATTCGTCGGCATCTTCCCGAACGCCAGAAAATCGATCCCTGA
- the eccD gene encoding type VII secretion integral membrane protein EccD — MTSTTTTSAANTGNGRGASHSAELCRLTVLSAHSQVDLAVPLRVPLTVVIPGIVDTIVNHSNFNEFDHTTEQFEPVDWTLSKVGRAPLAPTLSLHEHGIRDGELLVLEASDTAAPPPLFDDIMYTVAATDADVYRRWTPVTARIVGSTAALVAALVAALALVLGDTGLIGAVCGGVTSLVLTVAAVVAARVYGDSGSSVTLGCASVPLAFVSGALCVPGTVLSAHLLLGSAFAAAVTLICFRLCGAGLAVFTALLVVLLAAVGTFAVTTTLPEARTATVSGAVIAAALIVLTFTARLSMLFARLPLPPVPTPSNPLDDDRDGLPEPELPGLTELAERAGRARSYLTGLIVATSVVALVAAVALAWSWPGQGIVWPNLALAFATAVVLMFRGRTYAGAQQAVPLIAAGISVILVLLGDMAWTHRDHALVVFAITMTVLLLALILGILAPQNTFSPVMRRAAELLDLAAIAAIVPLICWVSGLFALMRGL, encoded by the coding sequence TTGACCAGCACCACTACAACCAGCGCTGCGAACACCGGAAACGGACGAGGCGCGAGTCATTCTGCCGAACTGTGCAGGTTGACGGTACTTTCAGCCCATTCGCAGGTGGATCTTGCGGTGCCGCTTCGTGTTCCACTCACCGTGGTCATTCCGGGCATTGTGGACACAATTGTCAACCACAGCAATTTCAACGAGTTCGACCACACCACCGAACAATTCGAGCCCGTCGACTGGACTCTGTCGAAAGTCGGCAGGGCACCGCTGGCACCGACGCTGTCGCTGCACGAGCACGGAATCCGCGATGGAGAATTGCTCGTACTCGAGGCCTCGGACACCGCTGCCCCGCCCCCACTCTTCGACGACATCATGTACACCGTCGCGGCCACGGATGCGGACGTCTACCGACGCTGGACTCCGGTCACCGCGCGCATTGTCGGCTCGACCGCCGCCCTCGTCGCTGCGCTCGTCGCGGCCCTCGCCCTGGTCCTCGGCGACACGGGACTGATCGGCGCCGTCTGCGGCGGAGTGACGTCTTTGGTGCTCACCGTCGCCGCCGTCGTGGCAGCGCGGGTGTACGGAGACTCTGGAAGTTCCGTCACGCTCGGATGCGCTTCGGTGCCACTGGCGTTCGTCTCCGGCGCACTCTGCGTGCCCGGCACTGTTCTTTCGGCTCATCTGCTTCTCGGTTCGGCATTTGCCGCTGCGGTAACTCTGATCTGCTTCCGCTTGTGCGGCGCCGGATTAGCTGTCTTCACAGCACTTCTCGTCGTCCTTCTCGCGGCGGTGGGCACCTTTGCCGTCACTACCACGCTTCCCGAGGCGCGCACCGCGACCGTCAGCGGCGCGGTGATTGCCGCCGCATTGATCGTTCTCACGTTCACCGCTCGACTGTCGATGTTGTTCGCGCGACTACCGCTTCCCCCTGTTCCGACGCCGAGTAATCCCCTCGACGACGACCGCGACGGACTGCCCGAACCCGAACTACCCGGGCTGACCGAGTTGGCGGAAAGGGCAGGGCGGGCGCGTAGCTATCTGACCGGGCTGATCGTGGCCACGTCAGTGGTCGCGCTCGTCGCTGCCGTCGCACTCGCGTGGTCCTGGCCTGGTCAGGGGATCGTCTGGCCGAATCTTGCTCTCGCATTCGCGACGGCCGTCGTGCTGATGTTTCGCGGGCGCACCTACGCGGGCGCACAGCAGGCTGTGCCACTCATCGCGGCAGGCATCTCGGTGATTCTCGTTCTCCTGGGCGACATGGCATGGACCCATCGCGACCATGCATTGGTCGTCTTCGCCATCACGATGACCGTTCTCCTCCTGGCACTGATTCTGGGAATCCTCGCCCCCCAGAACACATTCAGCCCCGTGATGCGACGCGCTGCCGAGCTGTTGGACCTCGCTGCGATTGCAGCAATCGTTCCGCTGATCTGCTGGGTCAGTGGCCTCTTCGCGCTCATGCGTGGCCTCTGA
- the eccCa gene encoding type VII secretion protein EccCa, with product MSTVRFARRARRESPRTPGGEVTLQAPPEIPRVTPGNLLTKLLPVIMVVAMIGMVALMFSSGMARNPMSLLFPVMMMVSMLGMLAGGGRSGGARASEANEDRKDYLRYLDQMRSDVAATSGAQRAALEWSNPEPSLLWTLAGTVRMWERQITDSDYCHVRVGLGTQRLATRLVSPETGPVEDLEPVAAVSLRRFVRAHSVVQDLPTAVSLRGFAAMSIEGQRDSARALVRSMLMQLCTFHGPDTLQVAVVCGPDTESEWEWVKWLPHVQHPQSQDGTGTARMVFGSYLEFESSLGEPLSMRARFARNTPASAGVPHLVLVVDGGLLEGDTGLLSEFGLDSVTVLDLCGFCPRLVATRGLRLVVGSDQIGAVSSAGVENFARPDAATTSLAQAFGRRIAPFRAASQNAVDAADDDRSLRTWSQMLGIGNVARFNPEHGWLPRQGRDRLRVPIGVGQDGNPVELDLKESAENGMGPHGLCIGATGSGKSEFLRTLVLGLIATHSPDALNLVLIDFKGGATFLGLEEAPHVAAIITNLAEELAMVDRMKDALAGEMNRRQELLRAAGNFANVSDYERARLAGAALDPLPALFVVVDEFSELLSQQPEFAELFVAIGRLGRSLHIHLLLASQRLDEGKLRGLDSHLSYRVGLKTFSANESRSVLGVPDAYHLPGTPGAGYLKSDSAEIVRFQGAYVSGPYEGERIVPTRFSVDSPVELAPLPFTAKPVIGPEAVVVPVEPDVVDMGEIGDDARTLMGVLVDRMRGHGPRAHEVWLPPLESSPTLDQLLPRWATGDQPRGNLSAPFGIVDRPFDQRRDLLVADLNGSTGNLAIVGGPQSGKSTALRTLILSLSMTHTPEQIQFYCLDFGGGTLLGLKDLPHVGSVANRLDSDRVRRTVAEVLGVVAKRERLFRDLGIESMADFRRLRTVDPAGEGEAAGLREDPYGDVFLVVDGWPSVRSDFESLEPQINTLAGQGLSFGVHVIVTTSRWAEIRPALKDQLGTRIELRLGDPGDSDAGRRKAGLVPEGRPGRGITRDGLHLLTGLPRIDGLPGSENSSTAVVATVERIAAMSNSRPAPTVRMLPDSYLRAELLEAVGTRWPSPSAADGRCLTVPIGLGETDLAPVYMDFREHPHLLIFGDTACGKTSLLRGIAEGIIASNTPAQAKLIIGDYRHSLLGVVEGNHLGGYSASSTTFGELMVDLARIVAARMPNAETTQQQLRERSWWSGPEIYVLIDDYDLVATPSGNPVAPLLEYIPHSKDIGLHLVIARRSGGAARALYEPVIARIRDMAPAGLIMSGSRDEGNLVGTVRASAMPEGRGVYVSRSQTQLVQVPWMPPL from the coding sequence TTGAGCACTGTCAGATTTGCGCGTCGAGCACGACGTGAATCGCCGCGCACACCGGGCGGCGAGGTGACGCTTCAGGCCCCACCGGAGATACCTCGCGTCACGCCGGGAAACCTACTGACCAAACTACTTCCGGTGATCATGGTGGTTGCCATGATCGGCATGGTGGCGCTGATGTTCTCTTCCGGCATGGCGCGCAATCCGATGTCCCTGCTGTTTCCGGTCATGATGATGGTGTCGATGCTCGGAATGCTCGCCGGGGGCGGTCGTAGCGGTGGAGCAAGAGCGTCCGAAGCGAACGAGGACCGCAAGGACTACCTCCGGTACCTGGATCAGATGCGTAGTGATGTTGCTGCGACGTCTGGTGCGCAGCGTGCTGCTCTCGAGTGGAGCAATCCCGAGCCGTCGCTGCTCTGGACACTGGCCGGGACTGTGCGGATGTGGGAGCGTCAGATCACCGACTCGGACTACTGCCACGTTCGGGTAGGTCTGGGTACACAGCGATTGGCCACCAGACTCGTGTCTCCGGAGACCGGGCCGGTCGAGGATCTCGAACCCGTCGCTGCTGTCTCACTTCGGCGATTCGTCCGTGCACATTCGGTTGTGCAGGACCTGCCGACCGCCGTCTCGCTTCGCGGATTTGCTGCGATGTCCATCGAGGGGCAGAGAGATTCCGCTCGTGCGCTTGTCCGCTCGATGTTGATGCAGCTGTGCACATTCCACGGTCCGGACACGCTCCAAGTTGCGGTGGTGTGCGGTCCCGATACCGAATCCGAGTGGGAGTGGGTCAAGTGGCTCCCACACGTGCAACACCCGCAGTCTCAGGACGGCACCGGCACTGCACGCATGGTGTTCGGTTCGTATCTCGAATTCGAAAGTTCCCTCGGGGAACCGCTTTCGATGCGTGCTCGATTCGCTCGCAACACTCCAGCCAGTGCGGGCGTTCCGCATCTCGTGCTGGTCGTGGACGGTGGCTTACTCGAAGGTGACACCGGCCTGTTGTCCGAATTCGGGCTCGACTCGGTGACTGTCCTCGACCTCTGCGGGTTCTGCCCGCGGCTGGTGGCGACGCGTGGGTTGCGACTGGTCGTCGGTAGCGATCAGATCGGCGCGGTGAGCAGCGCAGGAGTTGAGAACTTTGCGAGGCCTGACGCTGCGACGACGAGCCTGGCGCAGGCGTTCGGGCGTCGCATCGCACCGTTCCGTGCGGCATCGCAGAATGCCGTCGACGCAGCTGACGACGACCGATCCCTTCGGACGTGGAGCCAGATGTTGGGGATAGGAAACGTTGCGAGGTTCAATCCTGAGCATGGCTGGCTTCCACGTCAGGGGCGCGACCGACTCCGCGTGCCGATCGGTGTCGGACAAGACGGAAACCCCGTCGAACTGGATCTGAAGGAGTCGGCCGAGAACGGTATGGGTCCGCACGGGCTGTGTATCGGAGCCACCGGTTCTGGCAAGTCGGAGTTCCTGCGAACCTTGGTGCTCGGCCTGATCGCGACCCACTCTCCCGACGCACTGAACCTCGTCCTGATCGACTTCAAAGGTGGTGCAACCTTTCTCGGCCTCGAGGAGGCACCGCATGTTGCTGCGATCATCACCAACCTTGCCGAGGAATTGGCGATGGTCGATCGTATGAAGGACGCGCTCGCCGGCGAAATGAATCGTCGACAAGAACTGTTGCGTGCGGCAGGAAACTTCGCAAACGTGTCCGATTACGAGAGGGCGAGGCTGGCCGGCGCTGCACTCGATCCGTTACCGGCACTCTTCGTGGTCGTCGACGAGTTTTCCGAACTGCTCAGTCAACAGCCGGAATTTGCCGAATTGTTCGTGGCCATCGGGCGATTGGGCAGGTCACTTCACATTCACCTGCTGCTGGCCAGTCAGCGACTCGACGAAGGAAAGCTTCGGGGTCTCGACAGCCATCTTTCGTATCGCGTCGGGTTGAAAACGTTCTCGGCGAACGAGTCTCGTTCCGTCCTCGGCGTTCCCGATGCTTATCACCTTCCGGGTACACCCGGTGCGGGATACCTGAAGTCCGATTCTGCTGAGATCGTTCGCTTCCAAGGTGCGTACGTGTCAGGCCCGTACGAGGGCGAGCGGATCGTGCCCACTCGATTCTCGGTCGATTCCCCCGTCGAACTGGCGCCGCTGCCGTTTACCGCGAAGCCCGTGATCGGACCAGAGGCCGTTGTCGTTCCCGTCGAGCCCGACGTCGTCGACATGGGTGAAATCGGTGACGATGCACGTACTCTCATGGGAGTCCTCGTAGACCGCATGCGCGGTCACGGTCCACGTGCGCATGAAGTGTGGCTCCCGCCGCTCGAGTCATCTCCGACGCTTGACCAGTTGTTGCCGCGGTGGGCGACCGGTGATCAACCTCGCGGAAATCTGAGCGCACCCTTCGGCATAGTCGACAGGCCGTTCGATCAGCGCCGCGATCTACTCGTCGCCGATCTCAACGGATCGACTGGCAACCTCGCGATTGTCGGCGGCCCGCAGTCGGGAAAGTCGACGGCGTTGCGCACGTTGATCTTGTCTCTGAGCATGACGCACACGCCGGAACAGATTCAGTTCTACTGCCTCGACTTCGGCGGTGGAACGCTCCTCGGATTGAAAGATCTGCCGCACGTCGGATCGGTGGCAAACCGTTTGGATTCCGACCGCGTCCGGCGCACAGTTGCCGAGGTACTCGGTGTGGTCGCCAAACGGGAGCGACTGTTTCGTGACCTCGGCATCGAATCGATGGCCGATTTCCGTAGATTGCGAACAGTTGATCCCGCCGGGGAAGGTGAGGCTGCGGGACTCCGAGAGGACCCGTACGGTGACGTCTTCCTCGTCGTCGACGGTTGGCCAAGCGTTCGTTCGGATTTCGAATCACTCGAGCCCCAGATCAACACGCTCGCCGGTCAAGGTTTGTCCTTCGGTGTACACGTGATCGTCACGACGTCGAGGTGGGCCGAGATCCGGCCGGCGCTCAAGGATCAACTGGGTACTCGCATCGAACTTCGATTGGGTGATCCGGGAGATTCGGATGCGGGTCGCCGGAAAGCCGGCCTGGTGCCGGAAGGTCGACCGGGTCGTGGCATCACTCGCGACGGACTCCACCTTCTCACCGGACTACCTCGAATCGACGGCCTACCGGGTAGTGAGAACTCGAGTACGGCTGTGGTGGCGACGGTCGAACGTATTGCAGCCATGTCGAATTCGCGTCCGGCACCCACCGTGCGGATGCTCCCGGATTCCTACTTGCGGGCGGAACTTCTCGAAGCTGTCGGGACCCGGTGGCCCTCACCGAGTGCGGCCGACGGTCGGTGCCTCACCGTGCCGATCGGGCTCGGTGAGACCGACCTCGCCCCGGTGTACATGGACTTCCGGGAACACCCGCACCTGTTGATATTCGGCGACACCGCGTGTGGGAAGACATCTCTCTTGCGTGGAATAGCCGAAGGGATCATCGCGTCGAACACACCGGCCCAGGCCAAGCTGATTATCGGTGACTATAGGCATTCCCTGCTGGGCGTGGTCGAAGGGAATCACCTCGGCGGGTACTCGGCGTCGTCGACGACCTTCGGTGAGTTGATGGTCGACTTGGCTCGGATCGTCGCTGCCAGAATGCCGAACGCCGAAACAACGCAGCAGCAATTGCGGGAACGGTCGTGGTGGAGTGGGCCGGAGATTTACGTACTGATCGACGACTACGACCTTGTGGCCACACCGAGTGGAAATCCGGTGGCGCCGTTGCTCGAATACATTCCGCACTCCAAGGACATCGGTTTGCACCTGGTTATTGCCCGCCGTTCTGGTGGTGCGGCCAGAGCACTGTACGAGCCGGTCATTGCGAGAATTCGCGACATGGCGCCGGCCGGATTGATCATGAGCGGAAGTCGTGACGAGGGAAATCTCGTCGGCACTGTCCGCGCGTCGGCGATGCCGGAAGGCCGTGGGGTTTACGTTTCCCGCTCGCAAACCCAACTTGTCCAAGTTCCGTGGATGCCACCGCTGTGA
- a CDS encoding type VII secretion-associated protein, with translation MTAPSAVSVSLHWGASNIWVVSGQREFCCSADLRREPTSGPGAAGKNAIDYIDDDYVDVDGRVVPTVLEVARLISSAMDGCGIVDADILHLSHPSDWGAPRRRRLLDAARRVAHDVVLVPTSIAAARSAHTAWRSRCVVLELRGGTVVASVVAEVDGELRIDGTQSSEIADVAGLFSAIGDLSVRDAVVLVGPSSHAVAASLERGSTNVHGHASIRILDESRVAASLVDPQTLVRQTTARDSSGRIVDNSAFGAGWVGDTDGAKSIPGADSNASSPSRVGGRRGGRRWFAAALAVVAVAGAVAGTVVVSTRDRNDSRLTGSGAATAEDEVEIVEASKEQETPAPKTSISSIESGATPELTRVDVGSVAAEMPSDWKLLPRGTSSGRTDLVPGSGADRKIVVIEKHLAEGVGFDSVEAVLRQQFSTFEDPLRFAEFAVLDDAAGKRAVVYVEFPDDFSEVRWHVYVDNGRQVSIGCQYLVGEWGSLEADCLRMWQSVEFTP, from the coding sequence GTGACCGCTCCGTCCGCAGTGTCGGTCTCGTTACATTGGGGTGCATCGAATATCTGGGTCGTATCGGGTCAACGCGAATTCTGTTGCAGTGCAGACCTCAGACGCGAACCGACGTCGGGCCCCGGTGCGGCCGGTAAGAATGCGATCGATTACATCGACGACGATTATGTCGACGTGGATGGTCGGGTTGTCCCGACAGTCTTGGAGGTGGCCAGGCTGATCTCCAGTGCGATGGACGGGTGCGGAATCGTCGACGCAGACATTCTTCATCTCAGTCATCCCTCGGATTGGGGTGCCCCACGCAGGCGGCGATTGCTCGATGCCGCACGTCGAGTGGCGCACGACGTCGTACTCGTTCCGACGTCGATCGCGGCGGCGAGGTCGGCTCATACGGCTTGGCGATCGCGGTGTGTCGTCCTCGAACTGCGCGGCGGAACGGTGGTCGCTTCTGTTGTCGCTGAGGTCGACGGTGAACTCCGAATCGACGGAACACAAAGTTCGGAGATCGCAGACGTTGCGGGGTTGTTTTCCGCAATCGGGGATCTATCGGTTCGGGACGCTGTGGTGTTGGTCGGGCCGAGCTCTCATGCTGTTGCGGCTTCGCTCGAACGGGGGTCGACGAATGTTCACGGCCACGCGAGCATCCGAATTCTGGACGAGAGCCGGGTGGCTGCGTCTCTGGTGGATCCTCAGACGCTCGTTCGCCAGACAACCGCGCGGGACAGTTCGGGACGAATCGTCGACAATTCGGCTTTTGGCGCCGGGTGGGTAGGCGATACGGATGGCGCGAAGTCGATTCCTGGCGCGGACTCGAATGCCTCTTCGCCGAGTCGCGTCGGCGGGCGGCGCGGAGGCCGTCGATGGTTCGCGGCGGCGCTTGCGGTGGTCGCCGTCGCCGGTGCGGTCGCAGGAACGGTCGTGGTGTCCACTCGCGATCGAAACGACTCTCGGTTGACGGGGTCGGGCGCAGCCACGGCGGAAGACGAAGTAGAGATCGTGGAGGCGTCGAAAGAGCAGGAAACGCCTGCGCCGAAGACTTCGATCTCGTCGATCGAGTCCGGGGCCACGCCGGAACTTACTCGTGTGGACGTGGGAAGCGTTGCGGCAGAAATGCCTTCCGATTGGAAGCTTCTGCCGCGAGGGACCTCGAGCGGGCGTACCGATTTGGTACCCGGTTCGGGTGCGGATCGCAAGATCGTGGTCATCGAGAAACATCTTGCGGAAGGTGTGGGATTCGATTCCGTCGAAGCTGTTTTGCGTCAGCAGTTTTCGACGTTCGAGGACCCCTTGCGGTTCGCAGAGTTTGCTGTGCTCGACGATGCCGCAGGAAAACGGGCAGTGGTGTACGTCGAGTTTCCGGACGATTTCTCCGAGGTGCGTTGGCACGTATACGTCGACAACGGACGGCAAGTGAGTATCGGCTGCCAGTATCTGGTCGGTGAGTGGGGCAGTCTCGAAGCGGACTGCCTGCGGATGTGGCAGTCGGTCGAATTCACACCGTGA